Proteins encoded in a region of the Anopheles aquasalis chromosome 2, idAnoAquaMG_Q_19, whole genome shotgun sequence genome:
- the LOC126570391 gene encoding probable nuclear transport factor 2, which translates to MALNPNYEEIGKTFITQYYALFDDPANRPGLVNLYNPELSFMTFEGQQIQGSAKILEKLQSLSFQNIKRVLTAVDSQPMFDGSILINVLGRLQCDDDPPHAYSQTFVLKPAGTSFFCAHDIFRLNIHNSA; encoded by the exons ATGGCTTTGAATCCAAACTACGAAGAAATTGGTAAAACCTTCATCACCCAATACTATGCGCTGTTCGACGATCCGGCAAACCGACCCGGTTTGGTGAATCTGTACAAC CCGGAGCTTTCGTTCATGACCTTCGAAGGGCAGCAAATACAAGGTTCCGCCAAGATTCTGGAGAAACTACAG AGTCTCTCATTCCAAAACATAAAGCGGGTGCTGACGGCGGTAGATTCGCAACCAATGTTCGATGGCAGTATTCTGATTAACGTCCTCGGCCGACTTCAA TGTGATGATGACCCACCGCACGCTTACTCGCAAACCTTTGTACTGAAACCCGCGGGAACGTCCTTCTTCTGTGCGCACGATATATTCCGTCTCAACATTCACAATTCGGCTTAA